In the Natronobacterium texcoconense genome, one interval contains:
- a CDS encoding primary-amine oxidase, which produces MALERTPVADHPLDPLSPEEIETAYDVLTRERDVGEDSLCIKIELDEPEKEVLEAYDDGGDAPERRARIVVRNGAERKTIEAVVSLSDDAVVSWEYVEDAQPSIAIEEFVACEETVKANEEWQEAVERRGVEDTDRAMVDPWSAGHEFIPADVDRSKRLAHGLTFLRPSEDDGDEGYAKPLTGIHTFVDLDRMEVVKVVDYGPPDEDQPLPPEWMAYREDDVDLREDLTAYNVEQPDGPSWSVDGHKLEWQGWHMRVGWTQREGLVLYDIGYEDDGEVRSIIDRASCAEMSVPYGTTDVNDRFKNAMDVGEYNIGRLAKSLTNGCDCLGHMHYWDAVMNTADGRANVLENAICLHEEDNGTLWERSDWRTDTDEVRRRRRLVVSFVAAVGNYDYIFNWYFYQDASIEVEVRLTGIDSVSTVGSDEDPSGYGELVAPQLNGPIHQHFFNFRLDMNVDDGPNSLYRVENRTVPVGPDGTDPMGEADERTHNPGGNAFYAKREKLTSEEDAKDLIDPLKGRYWQIVNEGEENHLGKPTGYRLVPGGNVEAAVHPDSSVMERSGFIRYHLWATPFREDERFPSGRYPNQHPGGAGLPAWTEADRDLEDEDLVCWYTLGVNHVTRPEDWPILPVQVYSFKLQPDNFFGESPAIDVPPQHAIEGQDVPGHGACGTDEAGADADDD; this is translated from the coding sequence ATGGCGCTCGAACGCACGCCAGTGGCGGATCACCCGCTCGACCCGTTGTCACCCGAGGAGATCGAAACGGCCTACGATGTCCTGACGCGCGAACGGGACGTTGGGGAGGACAGCCTCTGCATCAAGATCGAACTCGACGAGCCCGAAAAAGAGGTACTCGAGGCGTACGACGACGGTGGCGACGCCCCCGAACGGCGAGCGCGGATCGTCGTCAGAAACGGTGCCGAGCGAAAGACGATCGAGGCGGTCGTCTCGCTCTCGGACGACGCTGTAGTCTCGTGGGAGTACGTCGAGGACGCACAGCCCTCGATCGCGATCGAGGAGTTCGTCGCCTGCGAGGAGACGGTGAAGGCAAACGAGGAGTGGCAGGAAGCGGTCGAGCGACGCGGCGTCGAGGACACCGACCGCGCGATGGTCGACCCCTGGTCGGCCGGCCACGAGTTCATTCCGGCGGACGTCGATCGGTCGAAGCGGCTGGCCCACGGGCTGACGTTCCTCCGGCCGAGCGAGGACGACGGTGACGAGGGGTACGCGAAGCCGCTGACCGGCATCCACACGTTCGTCGACCTGGACCGGATGGAGGTCGTGAAGGTCGTCGACTACGGCCCGCCGGACGAGGACCAGCCGCTGCCTCCCGAGTGGATGGCTTATCGCGAGGACGACGTCGACCTGCGAGAGGACCTGACGGCGTACAACGTCGAGCAACCCGACGGCCCTAGCTGGAGCGTCGACGGCCACAAACTCGAGTGGCAGGGGTGGCACATGCGCGTGGGCTGGACCCAGCGTGAGGGGCTTGTACTGTACGATATCGGCTACGAGGACGACGGCGAGGTGCGATCGATCATCGATCGCGCATCGTGTGCCGAGATGTCGGTACCGTACGGGACGACCGACGTCAACGACCGGTTCAAGAACGCGATGGACGTCGGCGAGTACAACATCGGCCGGCTCGCCAAGTCGCTGACCAACGGCTGTGACTGTCTCGGGCACATGCACTACTGGGACGCCGTGATGAACACGGCTGACGGCAGGGCGAACGTGCTCGAGAACGCCATCTGCCTCCACGAGGAGGACAACGGAACCCTCTGGGAGCGAAGCGACTGGCGTACCGACACCGACGAGGTTCGTCGCCGTCGACGGCTGGTCGTCTCGTTCGTCGCCGCCGTGGGCAATTACGACTACATCTTCAACTGGTACTTCTATCAGGACGCCTCTATCGAGGTCGAGGTGCGACTGACGGGCATCGACAGCGTCTCCACCGTGGGGTCGGACGAGGACCCGTCGGGCTACGGCGAACTGGTCGCGCCGCAACTCAACGGGCCGATCCACCAGCACTTCTTCAACTTCCGGCTCGACATGAACGTCGACGACGGGCCGAACTCGCTCTATCGCGTCGAGAACCGAACGGTCCCGGTTGGACCGGACGGCACGGACCCGATGGGCGAGGCCGACGAGCGGACGCACAACCCCGGCGGCAACGCCTTCTACGCGAAGCGGGAGAAACTGACGAGCGAGGAAGACGCGAAAGACCTGATCGACCCGCTGAAGGGCCGGTACTGGCAGATCGTAAACGAAGGCGAGGAGAACCACCTCGGGAAGCCGACCGGCTACCGCCTCGTCCCTGGCGGCAACGTCGAGGCGGCAGTTCACCCCGACTCGAGCGTGATGGAGCGTTCCGGCTTCATCAGGTACCATCTGTGGGCGACGCCGTTCCGCGAGGACGAGCGTTTCCCGTCGGGTCGGTACCCGAACCAGCATCCCGGCGGCGCGGGACTACCGGCCTGGACCGAGGCTGATCGCGACCTCGAGGACGAGGACCTCGTCTGCTGGTACACCCTCGGCGTCAACCACGTGACCCGACCCGAGGACTGGCCGATCCTGCCCGTGCAGGTCTACAGCTTCAAACTTCAGCCGGACAACTTCTTCGGCGAGAGTCCGGCGATCGACGTGCCACCACAGCACGCCATCGAGGGACAGGACGTGCCGGGCCACGGTGCCTGTGGGACGGACGAGGCAGGCGCGGACGCCGACGACGACTGA
- a CDS encoding penicillin acylase family protein, with the protein MVTPFDRRNFLRAGAAAAAGGFISETTLAYEEGDGLEAAVTVRRDEYGVAHVYARDARGPAPVFYGYGYATARDRLYQLELYRRYYHGTVAAVLGEEWVEFDREARINHSSSVPLAEQIETQLDDEHRAVLRAYADGINRHIEAARTGESDRDGFHRGFVEHDFEPEPWDVVDVAGVFVATMAFFSGVNLETLNAAVLEALEEQYDEETAWDLFEDLQWGDDPDAPTSGDVPNPGFAPPLSESGIYAERDERVDAGKSVEVSNRVTGGEYRLSSDAASAFDRHRDRMDTLVEGAHELGIPTTVGSNALAVHGDVTESGDHLLMGGPQMEFSTPSVMYEVGLHGPDFDVAGITVTGYPAIMFGHNGDGAFTSTAGIDNSIQTFVESIRTTDDGPDEYEFRDEWEAIEEDEQVIEVADGEDVSHTVRRTRHGVVTDYDPDAGEAIAQTRAYDGRDMLSFRAFYDAQFADDVESYGEAARQCDYALNFMWAGEGGIGYFHLGRYPDAEAVPWDTRLPADGTQHELTDDDFLRAADGEVPYSINPPVGYSAQWNNKPAPDWDNGDRSYSWGVDHRVQRFVNLVEHELETTGSVSYENLKEMVYDTSFVDLRAIRYKEFLLEALADADLSATERNAKEALESWDDYRQGDGENYTGRYPVGYTVFDEFFSRLLERTFAPTFGDVFEQALTFLDDNYGRSTLMRALYPDETALDTAVDYFDGDRDAVFQAAFREAVAALEDEYGPDVSEWRSEAEVIDLENVTLFGVPVGVEEAGEMPWLNRGTENHFVRIGDGVEHAENVLPPGNSGYRSPDDEPAPHYADQLELFLEFEYKDLLFADGEVAAATTDQTILRPNDGSLGKPKKSKKSPPRNE; encoded by the coding sequence ATGGTAACGCCGTTCGACAGGCGAAACTTTCTGCGAGCGGGCGCTGCAGCGGCCGCCGGGGGATTCATCAGCGAAACGACGCTCGCCTACGAGGAGGGAGACGGCCTCGAGGCAGCCGTAACCGTCAGGCGCGACGAGTACGGCGTTGCGCACGTCTACGCCCGGGACGCTCGCGGTCCCGCTCCGGTTTTCTACGGCTACGGGTACGCGACGGCCCGCGACCGTCTCTACCAGCTCGAGCTGTATCGGCGGTACTACCACGGGACCGTGGCGGCGGTGCTGGGTGAGGAGTGGGTCGAGTTCGACCGCGAGGCACGGATCAACCACAGTAGTTCCGTCCCGCTGGCCGAACAGATCGAGACGCAACTCGACGACGAGCATCGGGCCGTCCTGCGGGCCTACGCCGACGGAATCAACAGACACATCGAGGCGGCCCGTACCGGCGAGAGCGACCGAGACGGGTTCCACCGGGGCTTCGTCGAGCACGACTTCGAACCGGAGCCATGGGACGTGGTCGACGTCGCGGGCGTCTTCGTCGCGACGATGGCCTTCTTCTCCGGCGTGAACCTCGAGACGCTGAACGCGGCCGTCCTCGAGGCCCTCGAGGAGCAGTACGACGAGGAGACCGCCTGGGACCTCTTCGAGGACCTCCAGTGGGGCGACGACCCGGACGCGCCGACATCGGGCGACGTACCGAACCCCGGCTTCGCGCCGCCGCTGTCGGAGTCGGGTATCTACGCCGAACGGGACGAACGAGTCGACGCCGGCAAGTCGGTCGAAGTCAGCAACCGGGTAACCGGCGGCGAGTATCGGCTCTCGAGCGACGCCGCGAGTGCGTTCGACCGCCACCGGGATCGAATGGACACGCTCGTCGAGGGGGCACACGAACTCGGGATTCCGACGACGGTCGGCTCGAACGCGCTCGCGGTCCACGGCGACGTCACCGAGAGCGGCGACCACCTCCTGATGGGCGGGCCGCAGATGGAGTTCTCCACGCCGTCCGTGATGTACGAGGTCGGCCTCCATGGGCCGGACTTCGACGTCGCCGGGATCACGGTCACGGGCTATCCGGCGATCATGTTCGGACACAACGGCGACGGGGCGTTCACCTCGACGGCGGGTATCGACAACAGCATCCAGACGTTCGTCGAGTCGATCCGGACGACCGACGACGGCCCGGACGAGTACGAGTTCCGCGACGAGTGGGAGGCAATCGAGGAAGACGAGCAGGTGATCGAGGTGGCCGACGGCGAGGACGTCTCCCACACGGTTCGTCGCACCCGACACGGCGTCGTCACCGACTACGACCCCGACGCGGGCGAGGCGATCGCGCAGACGCGAGCCTACGACGGCCGGGACATGCTCTCGTTCCGGGCGTTCTACGACGCGCAGTTCGCCGACGACGTCGAGTCCTACGGCGAGGCCGCACGCCAGTGTGACTACGCGCTCAACTTTATGTGGGCGGGCGAGGGCGGTATCGGCTACTTCCACCTCGGGCGCTACCCGGACGCCGAGGCCGTTCCCTGGGACACGCGACTGCCGGCGGACGGGACGCAGCACGAACTGACCGACGACGACTTCCTGCGGGCGGCCGACGGCGAGGTCCCCTACAGCATCAACCCGCCCGTCGGCTACTCCGCCCAGTGGAATAACAAGCCCGCACCGGATTGGGACAACGGCGACCGGAGCTACTCGTGGGGCGTCGACCACCGCGTCCAGCGGTTCGTCAACCTCGTCGAGCACGAACTCGAGACTACTGGCTCGGTCAGCTACGAGAACCTCAAGGAGATGGTCTACGACACTTCGTTCGTCGACCTGCGGGCAATCCGGTACAAGGAGTTTCTGCTCGAGGCGCTCGCCGACGCCGACCTCTCGGCGACCGAACGGAACGCGAAGGAGGCTCTCGAGTCGTGGGACGACTACCGGCAGGGTGACGGCGAGAACTACACGGGCCGATACCCGGTCGGCTACACGGTTTTCGACGAATTCTTCTCCCGACTCCTGGAGCGGACGTTCGCCCCGACGTTCGGCGACGTCTTCGAGCAGGCGCTGACGTTCCTCGACGACAACTACGGCCGGAGTACGCTCATGCGTGCGCTGTACCCCGACGAGACCGCACTCGACACTGCAGTCGACTACTTCGACGGCGACCGTGACGCGGTCTTCCAGGCAGCCTTTCGGGAGGCCGTTGCCGCGCTCGAGGATGAGTACGGACCGGACGTCTCGGAGTGGCGCAGCGAGGCCGAGGTGATCGACCTCGAGAACGTCACGCTGTTCGGCGTCCCGGTCGGCGTCGAGGAAGCCGGCGAGATGCCGTGGCTGAACCGCGGGACCGAGAACCACTTCGTCCGGATCGGCGACGGCGTCGAGCACGCCGAGAACGTGTTGCCGCCGGGCAACTCGGGCTACCGCTCGCCCGACGACGAACCGGCTCCCCACTACGCCGATCAACTCGAGTTATTCCTCGAGTTCGAGTACAAGGACCTCCTGTTTGCCGACGGCGAGGTCGCGGCCGCGACGACGGACCAGACGATCCTCCGGCCGAACGATGGTTCGCTCGGGAAACCGAAGAAGTCGAAGAAATCGCCGCCCCGGAACGAGTAA
- the paaK gene encoding phenylacetate--CoA ligase PaaK, translated as MSESIQRETRQDLRELQSERLRETVERAYENVPFYRNLLEEAGIAPGDVGGIDDVEKLPFTTKEDFRDEYPDGLFAVDDDILRIHASSGTTGKPKIVAYTESDLELWDEVMARSMAAAGIEPGDTVQNAYGYGLFTGGLGFHGGAEALGATVIPSGSGNTQRQVELARDLESDAIGCTPSYALYLAETAEEMGVDPRDLPLSTVLYGAEPCTEPMREAIEERLDATGIENYGLSELIGPGVAVECAEAQDGMHVWEDHFYPEIVDPHTGEVLPEGKEGELVLTSLTKEALPVLRYRTGDLTTLTYEKCDCGRTMARMDSVTGRADDLLIVRGVNLYPSQIEDVVLEFDDVAPYYRIDLYREDNLDRLELTVELAADFDGDSDTLREEMGERLANTLSFRPDALELVDYGTIERTEVGKVKRVYDHR; from the coding sequence ATGTCGGAGAGTATCCAGCGCGAAACTCGCCAGGATCTACGCGAGTTACAGTCCGAACGACTCCGCGAGACGGTCGAGCGAGCCTACGAGAACGTTCCCTTCTACCGTAATCTGCTCGAGGAGGCCGGTATCGCTCCCGGGGACGTAGGAGGAATCGACGACGTCGAAAAACTGCCGTTCACGACCAAGGAAGACTTCCGCGACGAGTATCCCGACGGCCTCTTCGCTGTCGACGACGACATCCTGCGCATCCACGCCTCCTCGGGCACCACCGGCAAGCCCAAGATCGTCGCCTACACCGAGAGCGACCTCGAACTGTGGGACGAGGTGATGGCCCGCTCGATGGCCGCAGCGGGGATCGAACCCGGCGACACGGTCCAGAACGCCTACGGATACGGCCTGTTCACCGGCGGTCTGGGCTTCCACGGCGGCGCGGAAGCACTTGGGGCAACGGTGATCCCGTCCGGCAGCGGCAACACGCAACGCCAGGTCGAACTCGCACGGGACCTCGAGAGCGACGCGATCGGCTGTACGCCCTCCTACGCGCTGTATCTGGCCGAAACCGCCGAGGAGATGGGCGTCGATCCCCGCGACCTCCCGCTCTCGACGGTCCTCTACGGCGCGGAACCCTGTACCGAACCGATGCGCGAGGCGATCGAGGAACGACTCGATGCGACGGGAATCGAGAACTACGGTCTCTCGGAACTGATCGGTCCCGGCGTCGCCGTCGAGTGCGCGGAGGCCCAGGACGGGATGCACGTCTGGGAGGATCACTTCTACCCCGAGATCGTCGACCCACACACCGGCGAGGTGCTCCCCGAAGGCAAAGAGGGCGAACTCGTCCTCACCTCGCTGACGAAGGAAGCACTGCCCGTGCTTCGCTACCGGACGGGCGACCTCACCACGCTCACCTACGAGAAGTGTGACTGTGGCCGCACGATGGCGCGGATGGACAGCGTCACCGGCCGCGCCGACGACCTGCTGATCGTCCGCGGCGTCAACCTCTACCCCAGCCAGATCGAAGACGTCGTCCTCGAGTTCGACGACGTCGCACCTTACTACCGGATCGACCTCTACCGGGAAGACAACCTGGACCGCCTCGAGTTGACCGTCGAACTCGCGGCCGATTTCGACGGCGATAGCGACACGCTCCGCGAGGAGATGGGCGAACGCCTCGCAAATACGCTATCGTTCAGGCCCGATGCCCTCGAGTTAGTCGACTACGGGACGATCGAGCGAACGGAGGTCGGGAAGGTAAAGCGGGTGTACGACCACCGCTGA
- the paaE gene encoding 1,2-phenylacetyl-CoA epoxidase subunit PaaE: protein MRRSRDPSVETSGDETGATCPYCESTNTVREHPKGPSLCRSMHYCNDCDQPFEKFE, encoded by the coding sequence ATGAGACGGAGCCGCGACCCCAGCGTCGAGACGAGCGGCGACGAGACCGGCGCGACGTGTCCGTACTGCGAGTCGACGAACACCGTCCGCGAGCATCCGAAAGGGCCGTCGCTGTGTCGGTCGATGCACTACTGCAACGACTGCGACCAGCCCTTCGAGAAGTTCGAGTAA
- the paaD gene encoding 1,2-phenylacetyl-CoA epoxidase subunit PaaD codes for MSANVPDPDDPTPCAYTDYREGETADDLPATGEDATGLEADVWDALYGIEDPEMPISIVDLGLIYGVALEDGAATVDMTLTYSGCPARDMLTEEVEEEVAAVDGVEDVELRLVWSPEWTVEMVTERGKEDLREFGLSI; via the coding sequence ATGAGCGCGAACGTTCCAGATCCCGACGACCCGACGCCGTGTGCGTACACCGACTACCGCGAGGGCGAGACCGCGGACGACCTCCCCGCCACCGGCGAGGACGCGACCGGTCTCGAAGCCGACGTGTGGGACGCCCTCTACGGGATCGAGGATCCGGAGATGCCGATCAGCATCGTCGACCTTGGGCTGATCTACGGCGTCGCCCTCGAGGACGGCGCGGCGACCGTCGACATGACGCTCACCTACTCGGGCTGTCCCGCACGGGACATGCTCACCGAGGAAGTCGAGGAGGAAGTCGCTGCCGTCGATGGCGTCGAAGACGTCGAGTTGCGGCTGGTCTGGAGTCCCGAGTGGACGGTCGAGATGGTGACCGAGCGAGGCAAGGAGGACCTGCGGGAGTTCGGGCTAAGCATATGA
- the paaC gene encoding 1,2-phenylacetyl-CoA epoxidase subunit PaaC has product MGAFDDPNDLEERERRALETLIKRLADDEFVLAERYTEWQVRAPTLESDLALANNAQDELGHARLWYDVLEDVGLGERDLVYERDLDDFRHSTLVELPFEEGDWADAVLRSYLYDAAEDVRLAALEDSTHPKIADRVGKIRSEEEYHLEHAQNWLERLADGEDGHERLQESLDRLFPHALTLFEPCAPPRGAGASGDEPRATDVEDDIVDLGLRDATLEEMGEEWLSIVVPYLESLDLAVPVDVDEDDLEFAVTDDLLPDERGRDGTHTDAWAELYDEFTHTYRELERSEPTRIMEKPE; this is encoded by the coding sequence CGACGAGTTCGTACTCGCCGAACGCTACACGGAGTGGCAGGTCCGCGCGCCGACGCTCGAGTCCGACCTCGCGCTGGCGAACAACGCCCAGGACGAACTCGGTCACGCCCGCCTCTGGTACGACGTGCTCGAGGACGTCGGCCTCGGCGAGCGAGACCTGGTCTACGAGCGCGACCTCGACGATTTCCGACACAGTACGCTCGTCGAACTCCCCTTCGAGGAGGGCGACTGGGCCGACGCCGTCCTCCGGTCGTACCTCTACGACGCCGCCGAGGACGTCCGGCTTGCGGCGCTCGAGGACTCCACGCACCCCAAAATCGCGGATCGGGTAGGCAAGATCCGAAGCGAAGAGGAGTACCACCTCGAGCACGCCCAGAACTGGCTGGAACGGCTCGCCGACGGCGAGGATGGACACGAACGCCTGCAGGAGTCGCTGGATCGGCTGTTCCCGCACGCGTTGACGCTTTTCGAACCGTGCGCGCCGCCACGCGGCGCGGGTGCGAGCGGCGATGAGCCGCGAGCGACGGACGTCGAAGACGATATCGTCGACCTCGGGCTCCGCGACGCCACCCTCGAGGAGATGGGCGAAGAGTGGCTATCGATCGTCGTTCCGTACCTCGAGTCGCTGGACCTGGCCGTGCCGGTCGATGTCGACGAGGACGACCTCGAGTTCGCGGTGACCGACGACCTGCTGCCGGACGAGCGGGGTCGCGACGGCACCCACACCGACGCGTGGGCGGAGCTGTACGACGAGTTCACGCACACGTACAGGGAACTCGAGCGAAGCGAACCGACGAGGATCATGGAGAAACCTGAATGA